The following proteins are co-located in the Tripterygium wilfordii isolate XIE 37 chromosome 2, ASM1340144v1, whole genome shotgun sequence genome:
- the LOC119981320 gene encoding cyclin-dependent protein kinase inhibitor SMR3-like, which translates to MGVSDPDQLFLSEKDLTTMDLNFLVKPMLEFHQKECQIPPLNEDCNDHDHHELLHQKQQEEEGGGGGGGGKKYEFMVSSLNLKLQPPREFGCDDIDDQNDGFRTPTSSDHKIPVVLQCPPAPRKPRSLPSKRKSSCQRVLVLDLSKEIESLFPPNLVGNKIKKVRQESQDNK; encoded by the coding sequence ATGGGCGTTTCTGATCCAGATCAATTGTTTCTCTCTGAGAAAGACTTGACAACCATGGATTTAAACTTCTTGGTAAAACCCATGTTGGAGTTTCATCAGAAAGAGTGCCAAATTCCACCCTTGAACGAAGATTGTaatgatcatgatcatcatgAGCTGCTTCATCagaaacaacaagaagaagaaggaggaggaggaggaggaggtggaaaGAAGTACGAGTTCATGGTTTCTTCTTTAAACCTGAAATTACAACCTCCACGGGAATTCGGGTGTGACGATATTGATGATCAGAACGATGGGTTCAGGACTCCAACATCTTCGGATCACAAAATCCCAGTTGTCCTTCAATGCCCCCCTGCACCAAGAAAGCCTAGATCACTCCCATCAAAGCGAAAATCGTCTTGCCAAAGAGTACTAGTACTGGATCTGTCAAAGGAGATTGAGTCTTTGTTCCCTCCAAACCTTGTTGGTAACAAGATCAAGAAAGTCAGACAAGAAAGCCAAGACAACAAATGA
- the LOC120010736 gene encoding probable terpene synthase 6: MAVEVSRPLANFPPALWDYDAMASLSSNASGLESYTKQVEELKVQVKDMLMASFTNDPAEKVKLIDTLCRLGVSYHFEIEIEEQMNQSFCLVNSKAFGDNDYDLSIVALLFRVFRQHGYKMSSDVFDKFKDNNGNFKSSLSIDVKSMLSLLEGAHLSMHGEEFLDEAIAYARTNLMSMASQCSPHLQKHIANALEQSFHKGIPRIEARKYISFYEKDESHDEMLLKFAKNDFHRLQLLHRQELSDVARWYKGLNVKKNFFYARDRLVETYMWSVSVYFEPHYARARSFLTKITTLLSFTDDTYDAYGTIEELRPFTEAMQRWDISAIDQVPDNMKFLYKTYLDLYNGLEDELRNEGRSHCVSYVKDAIKRGIMSYQIEAEWFNKGHIPPFEEYFENALISTCYNAMATASLLGMEEIAGTKAFEWIARVPKINRASMMICRLMDDIVSSEQEKQREHVATGIECYMKQYNVLEEEVIKIFKKNITESWKDVNESWIKPTEVPIPIQMPVLNLARVMDVLYKFQDAYSINPGRLRGFVEMLFLEPVPM; encoded by the exons ATGGCAGTCGAGGTTTCGCGTCCGTTGGCGAATTTTCCTCCAGCACTATGGGACTACGATGCTATGGCTTCTCTATCTTCAAATGCCTCG GGGCTCGAATCCTACACGAAACAAGTGGAAGAGCTGAAAGTGCAAGTAAAAGACATGTTGATGGCTTCTTTCACAAATGATCCAGCTGAGAAAGTGAAATTGATCGACACCCTATGCCGCCTTGGTGTATCGTATCATTTTGAGATTGAGATTGAAGAGCAAATGAATCAAAGTTTTTGTCTCgtcaattccaaagcttttgGCGACAATGATTACGACCTATCCATTGTTGCGCTTCTATTTCGCGTATTTAGACAACATGGTTACAAAATGTCTAGCG ACGTTTTCGACAAATTCAAGGATAATAATGGCAACTTCAAGTCGAGTTTATCGATCGATGTCAAGAGTATGCTAAGCTTGCTCGAAGGGGCCCATTTGAGTATGCATGGAGAAGAATTTTTAGACGAAGCAATTGCTTATGCAAGGACTAATCTAATGTCCATGGCAAGCCAATGTAGCCCTCATCTTCAAAAGCACATAGCTAATGCCTTGGAACAATCCTTTCATAAGGGTATACCAAGAATAGAAGCAAGGAAATATATTTCTTTCTACGAAAAAGACGAGTCCCACGACGAAATGTTACTCAAGTTTGCAAAGAACGATTTCCATCGATTGCAGTTGCTCCATCGACAAGAGTTGAGTGATGTTGCAAG GTGGTACAAGGGCTTAAACGTCAAGAAAAATTTCTTTTACGCGAGAGACAGACTCGTAGAAACATATATGTGGAGCGTTTCGGTCTACTTTGAGCCACATTATGCACGTGCTCGGAGTTTTCTCACCAAAATTACAACCTTATTGTCATTCACAGATGACACATATGATGCATATGGTACAATTGAAGAACTTCGGCCATTCACCGAGGCAATGCAGAG GTGGGATATTAGTGCTATTGATCAAGTACCAGATAACATGAAATTTCTCTATAAGACTTACTTAGATCTTTATAATGGGCTTGAGGATGAGTTGAGAAATGAAGGAAGATCACATTGTGTCTCTTATGTTAAGGACGCG ATAAAAAGAGGGATTATGAGTTACCAAATTGAGGCTGAGTGGTTCAATAAAGGTCACATCCCACCATTTGAGGAGTACTTTGAGAACGCATTGATCTCAACCTGTTACAATGCAATGGCAACAGCATCTCTATTAGGAATGGAAGAAATCGCTGGGACAAAGGCGTTCGAGTGGATTGCTAGGGTTCCAAAAATCAACCGAGCATCCATGATGATTTGTCGTCTCATGGATGACATAGTATCCTCCGAG CAAGAGAAGCAGCGGGAACACGTTGCGACGGGGATAGAGTGCTACATGAAGCAATACAATGTTTTGGAGGAAGAGGTGATCAAAATCTTCAAGAAAAACATCACTGAGTCATGGAAGGATGTGAATGAATCATGGATCAAACCAACCGAAGTTCCAATTCCTATCCAGATGCCAGTTCTTAACCTCGCACGAGTAATGGATGTTCTTTACAAGTTTCAAGATGCTTATAGCATAAATCCAGGGAGACTCAGAGGTTTCGTCGAAATGTTGTTCCTTGAACCAGTTCCCATGTGA
- the LOC119980863 gene encoding uncharacterized protein At3g17950-like yields the protein MAQQEEGWPLGLQPLNVRVASYGSISFHTLLTGSPTSSSDFSSDLDSKSTGSFFHDNSITLGSLIGISSILELSRKSIRGRKAEDLKEKKSCKSKTWFFSLCSRDSTDAESPNNPLSLGHLLAVERRAANENRRNQSPCIYAPDELALAPPVPEPNSLFVNGHVAPPQTSPWYGSSGRSEHGSGSGSGYGFPSLFPCMCGQSSQ from the exons ATGGCTCAACAG GAAGAGGGTTGGCCTCTGGGTCTGCAGCCCCTGAATGTGAGGGTTGCGTCATATGGATCAATTTCATTCCACACTTTACTCACTGGTTCTCCCACTTCCTCTTCAGATTTCTCGTCAGATTTAGACTCCAAG TCAACCGGATCATTCTTCCATGACAACAGCATTACACTTGGGAGTCTTATAGGTATTTCTAGCATATTAGAGCTCTCTAGGAAATCAATTAGGGGAAGAAAGGCAGAGgacttaaaagaaaagaagagttgCAAATCCAAAACTTGGTTTTTCTCTTTATGTTCAAGAGACAGTACTGATGCTGAAAGTCCCAACAATCCACTATCTCTAGGCCACTTGCTCGCAGTGGAAAGAAGAGCTGCTAATGAAAACAGGAGGAACCAAAGCCCTTGCATTTATGCACCTGATGAGCTTGCCCTGGCTCCTCCTGTTCCAGAACCAAACTCGCTATTTGTCAATGGCCATGTTGCACCCCCTCAGACAAGTCCATGGTATGGTTCAAGTGGAAGATCAGAGCAtgggagtgggagtgggagtgggtATGGATTTCCTTCACTATTTCCATGCATGTGTGGTCAATCCTCCCAGTGA
- the LOC119982615 gene encoding putative E3 ubiquitin-protein ligase XBAT31 isoform X1 yields the protein MGQGLSCGAYQEHGLFSAVQLGDLETVKALLEVDPSLLHESTVCDRQSALHIAAANGRIEILSMLLERSVDADMVNRHKQTPLMLAAMHGKISCVKKLLEVGANILKFDSLHGRTCLHYASYYGHSDCLQAILSAAQSSPVAVSWGYARFVNIRDGKGATPLHLAARQSRSECVHILLDNGALTCASTGGYGFPGSTPLHLAARGGSLDCIRELLAWGADRLQRDASGRMPYVVALKHKHRACAALLNPLSAEPLVWPSALKFISELNQEAKALLEHALVEANREREKNILKGSSYLLPSPSHSDVAVDDNISEASDSELCCICFEQVCNIEVQDCGHQMCAQCTLTLCCHNKPKPPTSCLTPPVCPFCRSTIAHLVVAKIKKHNDPDPVAVDLSSSKLKKTRKSWNISSEESSSFKGLSTLGSFGKMGGRGSGRIAAENEWIDKP from the exons ATGGGTCAGGGGCTCAGTTGTGGAGCTTACCAGGAGCATGGGCTCTTCAGTGCAGTGCAGTTAGGAGACTTGGAAACTGTAAAGGCTTTGTTGGAGGTGGACCCATCTCTCTTGCACGAATCAACTGTCTGCGATCGACAATCTGCACTTCATATTGCTGCTGCCAATGGTCGGATCGAG ATTTTATCTATGCTTTTGGAGCGATCTGTGGATGCAGATATGGTGAATCGTCACAAACAG ACTCCACTTATGTTGGCTGCAATGCATGGGAAGATCTCTTGCGTTAAGAAACTCCTTGAAGTGGGTGCGAAC ATATTGAAGTTCGATTCACTCCATGGAAGAACTTGCTTGCATTATGCCTCGTATTACGGTCACTCAGATTGCCTTCAAGCCATTCTCTCTGCTGCCCAATCTAGCCCTGTTGCTGTTTCTTG GGGATATGCACGGTTTGTTAATATTAGAGATGGAAAGGGAGCAACACCATTGCATTTAGCTGCTCGTCAAAGTCGGTCTGAATGTGTACATATCCTTTTAGACAACGGTGCCCTTACCTGTGCTTCAACTGGTGGATATGG CTTTCCGGGAAGCACGCCTCTTCATTTGGCAGCCAGAGGGGGATCTCTTGATTGCATTAGAGAGTTGCTAGCTTGGGGCGCAGATCGTCTCCAAAGAGATGCTTCAGG GAGAATGCCCTATGTCGTTGCTCTAAAGCACAAGCATAGGGCATGTGCTGCCCTGCTCAATCCCTTGTCGGCAGAGCCTCTTGTTTGGCCCTCGGCTCTAAAGTTCATCAGTGAGCTTAATCAAGAGGCAAAAGCTCTGCTGGAACATGCCTTGGTGGAGGCAAACAGGGAGAGGGAGAAGAACATCTTGAAGGGATCTTCTTATTTGCTTCCATCTCCATCACATTCTGATGTTGCAGTAGATGACAATATTTCTGAG GCTAGCGATAGCGAGCTTTGCTGCATTTGCTTTGAGCAGGTTTGTAATATTGAAGTTCAAGACTGTGGCCACCAAATGTGTGCTCAGTGCACTCTAACCCTCTGCTGCCACAACAAACCGAAACCCCCAACCTCATGCCTCACTCCACCAGTTTGCCCATTTTGTCGAAGCACCATAGCTCATCTGGTGGTTGCTAAAATCAAGAAGCACAATGATCCCGATCCCGTGGCTGTGGACTTGAGTTCATCTAAATTAAAGAAGACAAGGAAGTCTTGGAACATCAGCAGCGAAGAAAGCAGCAGTTTCAAGGGCTTATCGACATTAGGTTCATTTGGAAAGATGGGAGGTCGTGGCTCAGGAAGGATTGCAGCTGAAAATGAATGGATTGACAAACCTTGA
- the LOC119982615 gene encoding putative E3 ubiquitin-protein ligase XBAT31 isoform X2, which translates to MGQGLSCGAYQEHGLFSAVQLGDLETVKALLEVDPSLLHESTVCDRQSALHIAAANGRIEILSMLLERSVDADMVNRHKQILKFDSLHGRTCLHYASYYGHSDCLQAILSAAQSSPVAVSWGYARFVNIRDGKGATPLHLAARQSRSECVHILLDNGALTCASTGGYGFPGSTPLHLAARGGSLDCIRELLAWGADRLQRDASGRMPYVVALKHKHRACAALLNPLSAEPLVWPSALKFISELNQEAKALLEHALVEANREREKNILKGSSYLLPSPSHSDVAVDDNISEASDSELCCICFEQVCNIEVQDCGHQMCAQCTLTLCCHNKPKPPTSCLTPPVCPFCRSTIAHLVVAKIKKHNDPDPVAVDLSSSKLKKTRKSWNISSEESSSFKGLSTLGSFGKMGGRGSGRIAAENEWIDKP; encoded by the exons ATGGGTCAGGGGCTCAGTTGTGGAGCTTACCAGGAGCATGGGCTCTTCAGTGCAGTGCAGTTAGGAGACTTGGAAACTGTAAAGGCTTTGTTGGAGGTGGACCCATCTCTCTTGCACGAATCAACTGTCTGCGATCGACAATCTGCACTTCATATTGCTGCTGCCAATGGTCGGATCGAG ATTTTATCTATGCTTTTGGAGCGATCTGTGGATGCAGATATGGTGAATCGTCACAAACAG ATATTGAAGTTCGATTCACTCCATGGAAGAACTTGCTTGCATTATGCCTCGTATTACGGTCACTCAGATTGCCTTCAAGCCATTCTCTCTGCTGCCCAATCTAGCCCTGTTGCTGTTTCTTG GGGATATGCACGGTTTGTTAATATTAGAGATGGAAAGGGAGCAACACCATTGCATTTAGCTGCTCGTCAAAGTCGGTCTGAATGTGTACATATCCTTTTAGACAACGGTGCCCTTACCTGTGCTTCAACTGGTGGATATGG CTTTCCGGGAAGCACGCCTCTTCATTTGGCAGCCAGAGGGGGATCTCTTGATTGCATTAGAGAGTTGCTAGCTTGGGGCGCAGATCGTCTCCAAAGAGATGCTTCAGG GAGAATGCCCTATGTCGTTGCTCTAAAGCACAAGCATAGGGCATGTGCTGCCCTGCTCAATCCCTTGTCGGCAGAGCCTCTTGTTTGGCCCTCGGCTCTAAAGTTCATCAGTGAGCTTAATCAAGAGGCAAAAGCTCTGCTGGAACATGCCTTGGTGGAGGCAAACAGGGAGAGGGAGAAGAACATCTTGAAGGGATCTTCTTATTTGCTTCCATCTCCATCACATTCTGATGTTGCAGTAGATGACAATATTTCTGAG GCTAGCGATAGCGAGCTTTGCTGCATTTGCTTTGAGCAGGTTTGTAATATTGAAGTTCAAGACTGTGGCCACCAAATGTGTGCTCAGTGCACTCTAACCCTCTGCTGCCACAACAAACCGAAACCCCCAACCTCATGCCTCACTCCACCAGTTTGCCCATTTTGTCGAAGCACCATAGCTCATCTGGTGGTTGCTAAAATCAAGAAGCACAATGATCCCGATCCCGTGGCTGTGGACTTGAGTTCATCTAAATTAAAGAAGACAAGGAAGTCTTGGAACATCAGCAGCGAAGAAAGCAGCAGTTTCAAGGGCTTATCGACATTAGGTTCATTTGGAAAGATGGGAGGTCGTGGCTCAGGAAGGATTGCAGCTGAAAATGAATGGATTGACAAACCTTGA
- the LOC120015796 gene encoding 17.4 kDa class I heat shock protein-like: MSLIPSFFGGRRTNVFDPFSLDIWDPMEGFFNSTLTNVPSSARDTTQFANARIDWKETPEAHIFKADLPGLKKEEVKVEVEEGRILQISGERSKELEEKNDQWHRVERSSGKFMRRFRLPENAKMDHVKASMENGVLTVTVPKEEEKKPEVKPIEISG, encoded by the coding sequence ATGTCGCTCATTCCAAGCTTCTTCGGCGGCAGGCGCACCAACGTCTTCGACCCATTCTCTCTAGACATTTGGGATCCAATGGAGGGATTCTTCAACTCCACACTCACCAATGTACCCTCCTCGGCCCGCGACACCACTCAATTCGCTAATGCAAGAATTGATTGGAAGGAGACCCCTGAAGCCCACATTTTCAAGGCGGACCTTCCAGGGCTAAAGAAGGAGGAAGTCAAGGTTGAGGTTGAAGAAGGCAGGATTCTTCAAATTAGTGGGGAGAGGAGCAAAGAACTGGAAGAGAAGAATGACCAGTGGCATCGAGTGGAGAGGAGCAGCGGTAAATTCATGAGGAGGTTCAGGCTGCCTGAGAATGCTAAGATGGATCATGTGAAGGCGAGCATGGAGAATGGAGTGCTTACTGTTACTGTGCCcaaagaagaggagaagaagccCGAAGTGAAGCCAATTGAGATATCAGGTTAA
- the LOC120013054 gene encoding U-box domain-containing protein 13-like, translated as MEEENKLELVQSLIDTVNEMPSTSDYRSTVKKQYCNMARRLKLLTPMFEEIRESKEAIPEETVSALLSLKEALDSAKELLRFGSEGSKIYLVLEREQIMNKFHDVINKLEQALSGISYENLDISDEVKEQVELVLTQFRRAKGRADSPNVGLYEDLLSLSNKTNDAATDPAVLRRLSEILQLTGIADLTQESLALHEMVAASGGDPGESIEKMSMLLKKIKDFVQTENPNLDGPGREKNLPPSGSGQLPSEGNVGVPVIPDDFRCPISLELMKDPVIVKTGQTYERSCIEKWLDAGHGTCPKTQQTLTNTVLTPNYVLRSLIAQWCEANGVEPPKRPSSSRPSKTTSSCSPAERTKIEILLCKLTSGNPEDQRSAAGEIRLLAKRNADNRVAIAEAGAIRPLVELLSTSDSRTQEHAVTALLNLSICEDNKGSIITSGAVPGIVHVLKKGSMEARENAAATLFSLSVVDDNKVTIGASGAIPPLVTLLSEGTQRGKKDAATALFNLCIYQGNKGKAVRAGVVPILMRLLTEPGGGMVDEALAILAVLASHPEGKAAIGAADAVPVLVDVIGNGSPRNRENAAAVLVYLFSADQKYLVEAQELGVMGSLLDLAQNGTDRGKRKALQLLERLSRFVGQQKEAHAQAEAQSQAQQPRPSSTANTVDS; from the exons ATGGAAGAGGAGAATAAGTTAGAGCTAGTACAGAGCCTGATCGATACAGTTAACGAGATGCCGTCGACGTCCGATTACAGGTCTACTGTTAAGAAGCAGTACTGCAATATGGCGAGGAGATTGAAGCTGTTAACCCCAATGTTCGAGGAGATTAGGGAAAGCAAGGAAGCGATTCCAGAAGAGACCGTTAGCGCTCTGCTCTCTTTAAAGGAAGCCTTGGATTCTGCAAAGGAGCTTCTCAGATTTGGCAGCGAAGGCAGCAAGATTTATCTG GTCCTGGAGAGGGAGCAAATAATGAATAAATTCCATGATGTGATTAATAAGTTGGAACAAGCTTTAAGTGGAATTTCCTATGAAAACCTTGATATATCAGACGAAGTTAAGGAACAG GTTGAGCTTGTTCTTACTCAGTTCAGAAGAGCCAAAGGAAGGGCCGACTCTCCAAATGTTGGGCTGTATGAGGATCTGTTATCCCTTTCCAACAAAACCAACGATGCAGCAACAGATCCAGCTGTGCTGAGGAGATTGTCTGAGATATTGCAATTGACAGGGATAGCTGATCTCACACAAGAGTCACTAGCTCTTCATGAGATGGTTGCTGCCAGTGGTGGAGACCCCGGTGAGAGTATTGAGAAGATGTCAATGCTattgaagaaaataaaggatTTTGTGCAGACTGAAAACCCCAACTTGGATGGTCCTGGAAGAGAAAAGAATCTTCCTCCAAGTGGCAGTGGACAACTTCCTTCCGAAGGGAACGTCGGGGTTCCAGTTATACCAGATGATTTTCGATGTCCAATATCCCTGGAGTTGATGAAGGATCCTGTTATTGTTAAAACTGGGCAG ACCTATGAGCGTTCCTGCATTGAGAAGTGGCTGGATGCGGGACATGGCACATGCCCAAAGACGCAGCAGACTCTCACCAATACTGTTCTTACACCCAACTATGTGCTTCGTAGCCTCATCGCCCAGTGGTGTGAGGCCAATGGCGTCGAACCACCAAAACGACCTAGCAGTTCTCGACCCAGTAAAACCACATCCTCGTGCTCTCCTGCTGAACGTACTAAGATTGAAATTCTCCTCTGCAAGCTCACATCTGGTAACCCTGAGGACCAGCGGTCTGCTGCAGGTGAGATCCGCCTTCTTGCCAAACGAAATGCGGATAATCGTGTTGCCATTGCTGAAGCTGGTGCAATCCGACCTCTTGTTGAACTCCTTTCAACATCTGATTCCCGCACCCAAGAGCATGCTGTTACAGCACTTCTTAACCTTTCCATATGTGAAGATAACAAAGGAAGTATTATAACCTCGGGGGCTGTACCAGGAATTGTTCATGTGCTTAAGAAGGGAAGCATGGAAGCTAGGGAAAATGCTGCTGCCACCCTTTTTAGCCTCTCTGTTGTGGACGACAATAAGGTTACAATTGGTGCCTCAGGCGCCATACCCCCACTAGTGACGCTGCTGAGTGAAGGTACCCAAAGAGGGAAAAAGGATGCTGCAACAGCACTCTTCAATTTGTGCATTTACCAAGGAAACAAAGGAAAGGCGGTAAGGGCTGGAGTTGTGCCCATATTAATGCGGCTACTGACGGAACCTGGAGGTGGAATGGTGGATGAGGCGTTGGCCATACTAGCAGTACTGGCCAGCCATCCTGAAGGGAAGGCAGCCATTGGAGCTGCTGATGCAGTGCCAGTTTTGGTTGATGTTATTGGAAATGGGTCACcgagaaacagagagaatgcGGCTGCAGTCCTGGTGTACCTTTTTTCTGCAGATCAAAAGTATTTGGTAGAGGCTCAGGAGCTTGGAGTCATGGGTTCACTGTTGGATTTGGCACAAAATGGTACGGACCGGGGAAAGCGAAAAGCTTTACAGTTGCTGGAGCGATTGAGCAGGTTTGTTGGCCAGCAGAAGGAGGCCCACGCACAAGCCGAGGCTCAATCTCAAGCACAACAGCCACGGCCATCCTCCACTGCGAATACTGTGGATAGCTGA
- the LOC120011533 gene encoding dof zinc finger protein DOF2.2-like isoform X1 → MVFSSIPVYLDPPNWHQQSNQQEGIISAPHDHQTPQLPPLPPQPPLVAAGAGSIRPGSLADRARLAKIPQPEAALNCPRCDSTNTKFCYFNNYSLSQPRHFCKTCRRYWTRGGALRNVPVGGGCRRNKKSKNSGSSSKSSPASSSERQLVGGSSSTSAIPSEMIGHLPHHQQASHQFPFLGYLPNISQYSVGNPGLNFSGIQGSIEATSGGVGGQIDVGFQIPSNSVGVQKFPFFEAQSGLFSFQSDGGEAGSFMVGDSLQLRAMTSSSSRVSQPAPVKMEENHGLISRQLLANLENNNQYNWSGGNTWTDLSGLGSSSTTHLL, encoded by the exons atggttttcTCCTCAATTCCAGTCTATTTAGATCCTCCTAATTGGCACCAG caatcaaatcaacaagaaGGAATAATTAGTGCTCCTCATGATCATCAAACGCCACAGCTTCCACCTCTTCCTCCACAACCTCCTCTTGTGGCGGCGGGTGCAGGCTCAATCCGACCAGGGTCGTTGGCTGATCGAGCCAGACTAGCCAAGATACCGCAGCCAGAAGCAGCCCTCAACTGCCCTAGGTGTGATTCCACCAACACTAAATTTTGCTATTTCAATAACTATAGCCTCTCTCAACCGCGCCATTTCTGCAAGACTTGCCGGCGGTACTGGACTAGAGGTGGTGCCCTGAGAAATGTTCCGGTGGGAGGTGGTTGCCGGAGGAACAAGAAGAGTAAAAACAGTGGCAGTAGCTCCAAGTCATCTCCAGCTTCATCGAGTGAGAGGCAATTAGTAGGTGGTTCAAGCTCCACAAGTGCAATTCCTTCAGAGATGATCGGTCACTTGCCTCATCATCAACAAGCTTCTCATCAGTTTCCTTTCTTGGGATATTTGCCCAATATTAGTCAGTATAGTGTTGGAAATCCTGGCTTGAATTTTAGTGGAATTCAGGGAAGCATTGAAGCCACTAGCGGCGGTGTCGGCGGCCAAATTGATGTGGGATTTCAGATACCAAGCAATTCAG TAGGAGTGCAGAAATTTCCTTTCTTTGAGGCACAGTCAGGCTTGTTTTCATTTCAAAGTGATGGAGGGGAAGCAGGATCTTTCATGGTTGGAGATAGCCTGCAGCTTCGGGCAATGACTAGTTCAAGCTCTAGGGTTTCTCAGCCAGCTCCGGTGAAGATGGAAGAAAACCACGGGCTGATATCAAGGCAACTTTTGGCTAATTTGGAGAACAATAATCAGTATAATTGGAGTGGTGGAAATACTTGGACGGATTTATCAGGTCTTGGCTCTTCCTCCACTACTCATCTGCTATAA
- the LOC120011533 gene encoding dof zinc finger protein DOF3.6-like isoform X2 produces the protein MVFSSIPVYLDPPNWHQQSNQQEGIISAPHDHQTPQLPPLPPQPPLVAAGAGSIRPGSLADRARLAKIPQPEAALNCPRCDSTNTKFCYFNNYSLSQPRHFCKTCRRYWTRGGALRNVPVGGGCRRNKKSKNSGSSSKSSPASSSERQLVGGSSSTSAIPSEMIGHLPHHQQASHQFPFLGYLPNISQYSVGNPGLNFSGIQGSIEATSGGVGGQIDVGFQIPSNSGVQKFPFFEAQSGLFSFQSDGGEAGSFMVGDSLQLRAMTSSSSRVSQPAPVKMEENHGLISRQLLANLENNNQYNWSGGNTWTDLSGLGSSSTTHLL, from the exons atggttttcTCCTCAATTCCAGTCTATTTAGATCCTCCTAATTGGCACCAG caatcaaatcaacaagaaGGAATAATTAGTGCTCCTCATGATCATCAAACGCCACAGCTTCCACCTCTTCCTCCACAACCTCCTCTTGTGGCGGCGGGTGCAGGCTCAATCCGACCAGGGTCGTTGGCTGATCGAGCCAGACTAGCCAAGATACCGCAGCCAGAAGCAGCCCTCAACTGCCCTAGGTGTGATTCCACCAACACTAAATTTTGCTATTTCAATAACTATAGCCTCTCTCAACCGCGCCATTTCTGCAAGACTTGCCGGCGGTACTGGACTAGAGGTGGTGCCCTGAGAAATGTTCCGGTGGGAGGTGGTTGCCGGAGGAACAAGAAGAGTAAAAACAGTGGCAGTAGCTCCAAGTCATCTCCAGCTTCATCGAGTGAGAGGCAATTAGTAGGTGGTTCAAGCTCCACAAGTGCAATTCCTTCAGAGATGATCGGTCACTTGCCTCATCATCAACAAGCTTCTCATCAGTTTCCTTTCTTGGGATATTTGCCCAATATTAGTCAGTATAGTGTTGGAAATCCTGGCTTGAATTTTAGTGGAATTCAGGGAAGCATTGAAGCCACTAGCGGCGGTGTCGGCGGCCAAATTGATGTGGGATTTCAGATACCAAGCAATTCAG GAGTGCAGAAATTTCCTTTCTTTGAGGCACAGTCAGGCTTGTTTTCATTTCAAAGTGATGGAGGGGAAGCAGGATCTTTCATGGTTGGAGATAGCCTGCAGCTTCGGGCAATGACTAGTTCAAGCTCTAGGGTTTCTCAGCCAGCTCCGGTGAAGATGGAAGAAAACCACGGGCTGATATCAAGGCAACTTTTGGCTAATTTGGAGAACAATAATCAGTATAATTGGAGTGGTGGAAATACTTGGACGGATTTATCAGGTCTTGGCTCTTCCTCCACTACTCATCTGCTATAA